The following are from one region of the Anomaloglossus baeobatrachus isolate aAnoBae1 chromosome 1, aAnoBae1.hap1, whole genome shotgun sequence genome:
- the UCP1 gene encoding mitochondrial brown fat uncoupling protein 1 encodes MVGLRPSDIPPTPAVKFIGAGTAACIADLFTFPLDTAKVRLQIQGESTVSGAINGIRYKGVFGTISTIVKTEGPKSLYNGLVAGLQRQMSFASIRIGLYDTVKGFYTNGKEKAGIMSRILAGCTTGALAVTIAQPTDVVKVRFQAQANLRGVKKRYNGTMEAYKTIARQEGMKGLWKGTFPNVTRNAIVNCTELVTYDLIKESLLQYKLLTDNLPCHFVSAFGAGFCTTVIASPVDVVKTRYMNSPPGQYKSAINCAWTMLTKEGPTAFYKGFVPSFLRLGSWNVVMFVSYEQLKRAMMMSRQRVEYAV; translated from the exons ATGGTTGGACTGAGACCCTCTGACATCCCCCCTACCCCAGCTGTGAAGTTCATCGGTGCTGGGACTGCAGCATGCATAGCGGACCTCTTCACATTCCCCCTGGACACAGCAAAAGTTAGACTACAG ATACAAGGAGAGTCAACCGTGTCGGGGGCCATCAATGGAATCCGTTATAAAGGCGTTTTTGGCACCATAAGTACAATTGTGAAGACCGAAGGACCCAAAAGCCTCTACAATGGATTAGTGGCTGGACTACAAAGACAAATGAGTTTTGCTTCCATTAGAATTGGACTCTATGATACAGTCAAAGGCTTCTACACCAATGGAAAAGAGA AAGCTGGGATTATGAGCAGAATACTCGCTGGATGCACGACAGGAGCGCTGGCGGTTACAATAGCGCAGCCAACGGATGTGGTAAAAGTCCGATTCCAAGCCCAGGCCAATCTCCGCGGGGTAAAGAAGAGATACAATGGTACTATGGAGGCGTACAAGACCATTGCAAGGCAAGAAGGAATGAAAGGCCTATGGAAAG gaaCATTTCCAAATGTGACACGAAATGCGATTGTTAACTGCACTGAACTGGTGACCTATGACTTAATAAAGGAATCATTGCTGCAGTACAAACTATTGACAG ATAACCTGCCATGCCATTTTGTATCTGCCTTCGGAGCTGGGTTTTGTACTACCGTTATTGCTTCCCCAGTCGATGTGGTCAAGACAAGATACATGAATTCTCCACCTGGACAGTACAAGTCAGCGATAAACTGTGCATGGACCATGCTTACCAAGGAGGGGCCTACCGCCTTTTATAAAGG GTTTGTGCCATCTTTCCTGAGGTTGGGATCCTGGAATGTCGTCATGTTTGTGTCTTACGAGCAACTGAAGAGAGCAATGATGATGTCCAGACAAAGAGTGGAATACGCAGTATGA